Part of the Leptospira sp. WS92.C1 genome is shown below.
ACTTGGATGTTAAACCGCTTTATCTCGCCCCGAAGCGCTTCCATATAGGTGGAAAGTCCCGCTTTCGAAGAAGAATAACTCGCAGAACCCGGAAGTCCTCGAAAGGAAGCGACCGAAGAAATCGCCGCAATTTGACCCGATTTTTGTTTCTGAAATTGAGGGAGCGCGGCTTCCACTCCTGCCATAGCTCCGATCAGATTGGTTTCAATGACTTTTTTATCTGCTTCAAAACTTCTGCCTCCAAAAGAAGAACTGGTCGAAATTCCCGCATTCAAAACGATCAAATCCAACCCGCCGAGTTCCCGGATCAATTTAGGAATGACTTTAAAATTTTGAGCCGCATCGGAAACATCAAGAGCCGCGAAAAGGATTTTTCCTTTCGCACCGGAAGCCCTTAGGTCTTCTACGATTTTTTTTAGGGATTCTTTTCTTCTGGAAGTAAGAGCGACATTGGCTCCGGATTCTGCATAGAGTTTGGCTAATTCTTTACCGATTCCGGAACTGGCCCCGGTGATGATTACATTTTTCATTAAGACAACTTAGTGTAGAATTATAATTTGCTTCAAATACTAAATTATAAAAACAGAAATGTTTATTTGATTTACCTCAAAAAGCGAGAGGCGATAAATTTGTAAATTACGCTTCCCGACGGAGTGTCAAATGCGGAAAAAGGCGGTAGGGTGAATGGACCTGAACCAGCAAGATGAAATCACGAGACTGAGAAATTTGGTGGAACTCTACGAAAGAATTTCCAGGCTCAGTGAAAGAGAACTTTTAGAGTCCGAAAAAACGCGCGAAGCCCACGAAAACACCGCGGGTATGGCCAGACTTGAGTTGATCAAGATGAATGAGCAACTCAAAGCGATCCGAAAGATAGGGCCGGATCTGAAAACTAAGGTCATTTCTCTTTTGCACGATCACGAATCCGGACTTATCGAATTTCGAGCTCGGATCGTCGAACTCGCGGAAAACAATCCTTTTTTTTATTCCGATTTTTTTAGAATCATCTCCCACTTGGAAATACAAGAAATCGAGGCCAGAGAACTCTGGGAAGAAATCTATAACCACGGCGAAAGTATGAGCGCCTCTTTACAAAGAAGCGTAAATTTTGTAGTCTCGATGCTTGATTATATTTTCAGTAAAAATAGAATCATAGAAAATCCGAAAATCGTCGAATTGTATTCTTTTGAAGAGATCATCCTGAACACAGTCATCGACGAAACGAGCGGGATTTACAATCGAAGATATTTTAACATCATTCTCAATAAAGAAATCAATCGAAGTTCGAGATACCAAAGAGATTTTTGTCTTCTGATTTTTGACGTGGACAACTTTAAAATCGTAAACGACACATACGGACACGGATTCGGAGACGATATTCTCAGACTGATCGCGGGCACTATGTTGTATTCATTTAGACAAGAGGACATTTGTTGCAGAATCGGAGGCGAAGAATTTGCAGTCATTCTTCCCGAAACTCTGAGAGAAAGCGCGTTAGTCGCCGCCAACCGGTTTCGGAGTTATCTTTTAGAAGCGGCCATGAGTCAATACGGCTTGACCGTGACAGTTTCCGGCGGGATCTGCAAATTCGGCGAAGACGGAAAGGATACAAACGAACTGTTTAAGAACGCGGATAACGCGCTTTATAAGGCCAAAAAAAGCGGTAAGGATAAGTTCTTCGTTTACACGACCGATCTTTGATCAGATCTCTTCCATTTTATATTCCAATTCACCCGAATATTCCTCCAGTTTTGAAATCAAGATTTCGTTTGTGTTCGCGAGTCTGTCCGCAAGAATCCGGACCATCTTTGCCGAAAAATCAGGATTTCGGAGCAGAAATTTTTCCAACTGTTGTTTACTTTCAATAACGGCCAATTCGCAACCC
Proteins encoded:
- a CDS encoding SDR family oxidoreductase, with product MKNVIITGASSGIGKELAKLYAESGANVALTSRRKESLKKIVEDLRASGAKGKILFAALDVSDAAQNFKVIPKLIRELGGLDLIVLNAGISTSSSFGGRSFEADKKVIETNLIGAMAGVEAALPQFQKQKSGQIAAISSVASFRGLPGSASYSSSKAGLSTYMEALRGEIKRFNIQVTVIHPGFIDTPINNQMKSRPFVISVELGAQKIYKRIENKVLSATVPWFPWVILGYLMKRFPEFLWSKINPK
- a CDS encoding GGDEF domain-containing protein, translated to MDLNQQDEITRLRNLVELYERISRLSERELLESEKTREAHENTAGMARLELIKMNEQLKAIRKIGPDLKTKVISLLHDHESGLIEFRARIVELAENNPFFYSDFFRIISHLEIQEIEARELWEEIYNHGESMSASLQRSVNFVVSMLDYIFSKNRIIENPKIVELYSFEEIILNTVIDETSGIYNRRYFNIILNKEINRSSRYQRDFCLLIFDVDNFKIVNDTYGHGFGDDILRLIAGTMLYSFRQEDICCRIGGEEFAVILPETLRESALVAANRFRSYLLEAAMSQYGLTVTVSGGICKFGEDGKDTNELFKNADNALYKAKKSGKDKFFVYTTDL